In Phyllostomus discolor isolate MPI-MPIP mPhyDis1 chromosome 3, mPhyDis1.pri.v3, whole genome shotgun sequence, a single genomic region encodes these proteins:
- the LOC114490753 gene encoding vesicle transport through interaction with t-SNAREs homolog 1B-like, producing MLEQLLSKTQELTNAEEDVEKWEPLDAVGGNWAPGPNLRGRCLSAACTIGHLCASSEHFEKLHEIFRGLHEDLRGAPEWLPGTGGTEEKKKLIRDFDEKQQEANETLAEMEEELRYAPLSFRNPMMSKLRTYWKDLDKLHREVRSTPLTATPGGRGDMKYSTYTVENEHVNQLQSQRVLLLQGTESLNRATQSIERSHRIATETDQIGSEIIEELGEQCEQLEHTKNRLVNTSENLSKSRKILWSMSRKVTTNKLLLSIVILLELTILGGLVYYKFFQKH from the exons ATGTTAGAACAGCTACTTTCAAAAACACAAGAGCTAACAAATGCTGAGGAGGacgtggagaaatgggaacccttggatgctgttggtggaaat TGGGCCCCGGGGCCGAATCTCCGTGGCCGCTGCTTGAGCGCTGCCTGCACCATTGGCCACCTCTGCGCCTCTTCCGAGCATTTTGAGAAACTGCACGAGATCTTCCGCGGTCTCCATGAAGACCTCCGAGGGGCACCAGAGTGGCTCCCGGGGACTGGAGGgacagaagagaagaagaaattgatCAGAGATTTCGATGAAAAGCAACAGGAAGCCAATGAGACGCTGGCAGAGATGGAAGAGGAACTGCGATATGCACCCCTATCTTTCCGTAACCCTATGATGTCTAAGCTTCGAACCTACTGGAAGGACCTTGACAAACTCCACCGAGAAGTGAGAAGCACCCCTCTGACAGCCACACCTGGGGGCCGAGGAGACATGAAATACAGCACATACACTGTAGAGAATGAGCACGTGAATCAGCTACAGTCTCAACGGGTGTTGCTTTTGCAAGGCACTGAGAGCCTGAACCGGGCCACCCAGAGTATTGAGCGTTCTCATCGGATTGCGACAGAGACTGACCAGATTGGCTCAGAAATCATAGAAGAGCTGGGGGAGCAGTGTGAGCAGTTGGAACATACCAAGAATAGACTGGTAAACACAAGTGAAAACCTGAGCAAAAGCCGAAAGATTCTCTGGTCAATGTCCAGAAAAGTGACAACCAACAAGCTGCTACTTTCCATCGTCATCTTACTGGAGCTAACCATCCTGGGAGGCTTGGTTTATTACAAATTCTTTCAGAAGCATTGA